From Oreochromis niloticus isolate F11D_XX linkage group LG1, O_niloticus_UMD_NMBU, whole genome shotgun sequence, a single genomic window includes:
- the LOC100701781 gene encoding LOW QUALITY PROTEIN: multidrug resistance-associated protein 9 (The sequence of the model RefSeq protein was modified relative to this genomic sequence to represent the inferred CDS: inserted 1 base in 1 codon), translating to MASARVEHPADLVAWAGEDEIHLGPVSFASEDADNDIREIPHPCPLRKYRRSMQTLIPFRCSSPESHAVDNAGLISFSVFLWMIPKMWAMFKNGLDTSDLHLSPFDVADISAKRLQRLWNEEVARRGLENASLIWVTLRFQRTRLILSALVSILAMLAAFLGPAVVVYKILDYVSDPGETSGVGLAFALFTTELLKTSMISLQWALTLRTAIRLKGALCSLGFQKVTSLRVPGDVSNGEILNILTNVGHTVFEAVVNGSFVMSTPVLFVAGICYAWNILGYTALIGVFIYLIFIPIEYLLAHLTNVFKTEAMVIKDRRVHTMTEILNSIKLIKMYAWEDSFEMKIAELRKLEKKLVQKIVEIQSINSSLTMGISTIATVFTFLIHTLLGLPLKASDSSSNTTAVQGEISQNPHLHFYQVIYAATVVVIVVLSIVKSIIYTYFTLKASCKFHDMLFKKIIDSPMSFFDTTPTGRLLNRFSKDQDEVETVLPLVMDSFFQCSLLVAFTIAVISVIFPAMLVVGVIMAAFVAFTVFIFQKSIRHMKNLENISRSPWFSLTTSTLHGLSTIHAYNRRDSLIEQFNILSDINSKYLFMFSAGTRAFAFCLELMAATTTLFVALFVVLSSNDLISPSLKGLAISYSLQLTGMLQYVARLSIEVEARFNSAERLQEYVTNCKSEAPRHVKETQIPQDWPSSGGVSFVDYKMRYRENTPIVLNGIDFHIQPGEKLGIVGRTGSGKSSLGVALFRLVEPAAGTMLIDGVDIMSIGLQDLRSKLSVIPQDPVLFVGTVRYNLDPFNKYTDEEIWAALEKSYMKDSISKLEGKLEAHVXGENFSVGQRQLICMARALLRNSKIILLDEATASIDAETDALIQNTIQEAFRNSTMLTIAHRISTVMQADRILVMDNGQVTTPNMHRLSKYEDS from the exons ATGGCGTCGGCACGTGTGGAGCATCCTGCGGACTTAGTTGCGTGGGCG GGAGAAGATGAGATCCACTTGGGACCTGTGTCTTTTGCCTCAGAAGATGCAGATAATGACATCAGGGAAATACCCCATCCTTGCCCACTTAGAAAATACCGACGGAGCATGCAGACCCTTATACCCTTCCGCTGTTCCTCACCAGA GTCCCACGCTGTAGATAATGCAggtttaatatcattttcagtctttttgtgGATGATCCCCAAAATGTGGGCCATGTTCAAGAACGGGCTGGATACATCCGACCTACACCTGTCTCCTTTTGATGTAGCAGACATTAGCGCAAAAAG GCTCCAGAGGCTATGGAATGAAGAAGTGGCAAGGAGAGGTTTGGAGAATGCCTCACTGATTTGGGTGACTCTTCGTTTTCAAAGAACTAGACTGATTCTGTCCGCCCTTGTCTCTATTCTTGCCATGTTGGCGGCCTTTTTGGGGCCG GCGGTCGTCGTTTATAAGATCTTAGACTACGTTAGTGACCCAGGAGAAACCAGTGGTGTTGGTTTGGCTTTTGCATTGTTCACCACAGAGTTGCTCAAAACTTCCATGATATCTTTGCAGTGGGCATTAACACTGCGTACGGCCATCAGATTGAAAGGTGCCTTATGCTCTTTGGGCTTCCAGAAAGTCACATCTCTGCGAGTACCTGGCGACGTCTCAAACGGAGAG ATTCTTAATATTTTGACCAATGTTGGACACACGGTTTTTGAGGCAGTTGTGAATGGGAGCTTTGTGATGTCCACCCCTGTACTCTTTGTTGCGGGCATTTGTTATGCCTGGAACATTCTGGGCTACACCGCACTTATTGGAGTCTTCATCTACCTCATCTTTATTCCCATTGAA TATCTCTTGGCACATCTCACAAATGTATTCAAAACAGAAGCCATGGTAATAAAAGACAGACGTGTTCATACAATGACTGAGATTCTCAACAGCATTAAGCTAATCAAGATGTACGCCTGGGAAGATTCTTTTGAGATGAAGATAGCAG AGTTGAGGAAACTTGAAAAGAAACTAGTACAGAAGATCGTTGAAATCCAGAGTATTAATAGCAGCTTGACCATGGGCATCAGCACCATTGCCACTGTTTTCACCTTTCTCATCCACACTTTGTTGGGGTTACCACTGAAAGCATCTGAC TCATCCAGTAACACAACTGCAGTCCAGGGAGAAATCTCTCAAAATCCACACCTTCACTTCTACCAGGTTATTTATGCTGCAACAGTGGTTGTCATTGTTGTACTTTCCATTGTGAAATCCATAATCTACACTTATTTCACCTTGAAGGCCTCCTGCAAATTCCATGACATGCTGTTCAAAAAG ATTATTGATAGTCCAATGAGTTTCTTTGACACAACTCCAACGGGCCGACTTCTAAATCGTTTCTCTAAAGATCAAGACGAAGTGGAAACTGTCCTTCCTCTTGTCATGGATTCTTTCTTCCAGTGTTCTCTACTCGTCGCATTCACAATTGCTGTCATCTCAGTTATTTTCCCCGCCATGCTTGTAGTTGGAGTTATTATGGCAGCTTTTGTTGCCTTTACTGTCTT TATATTCCAGAAGAGTATACGTCATATGAAGAATCTAGAAAACATCAGTCGCTCTCCATGGTTCTCTCTAACCACCTCAACTTTGCATGGCCTCAGCACCATCCATGCCTATAATAGAAGAGACAGCCTTATAGAACA GTTCAATATCTTGAGTGATATCAACTCCAAATACCTTTTCATGTTTAGTGCTGGCACACGTGCATTCGCCTTCTGCCTGGAATTGATGGCTGCTACTACAACACTGTTTGTGGCTCTCTTTGTAGTGCTCAGCAGTAACGACTTAATCAGTCCATCCTTGAAAGGCCTCGCAATATCCTATTCCTTGCAG ttgACAGGCATGCTTCAATATGTAGCCAGACTCTCGATAGAAGTGGAAGCAAGATTCAACTCAGCAGAACGGCTCCAGGAATATGTCACG aattgtaagtCTGAGGCTCCCAGGCATGTTAAGGAGACTCAGATCCCACAGGACTGGCCTAGCAGTGGGGGCGTCTCCTTCGTAGACTATAAGATGAGGTACAGAGAGAATACACCAATTGTCCTGAACGGCATTGATTTCCACATTCAACCTGGAGAGAAGCTGGGCATCGTGGGAAGGACTGGTTCTG GGAAATCCTCTTTAGGAGTAGCTCTATTTAGACTTGTGGAGCCTGCAGCAGGAACCATGCTGATAGATGGGGTGGACATCATGTCCATTGGCCTGCAAGACCTGCGTAGCAAATTGTCTGTGATTCCTCAGGACCCTGTGCTATTTGTTGGTACAGTCAG GTACAACTTGGACCCCTTTAATAAATACACTGACGAGGAGATCTGGGCAGCGCTCGAGAAGAGCTACATGAAGGACTCG ATCTCAAAGCTGGAGGGGAAGCTTGAAGCACATG ATGGAGAAAACTTCTCCGTAGGCCAGAGACAGCTGATCTGTATGGCTAGAGCCTTACTCCGTAACTCCAAG ATCATTCTTTTGGATGAAGCCACTGCCTCCATAGATGCAGAGACAGATGCTCTGATCCAAAACACCATCCAAGAAGCCTTCCGTAATAGCACTATGCTCACGATAGCTCATCGGATCAGCACTGTGATGCAAGCAGATCGTATTCTGGTCATGGACAATGGACAGGTAACAACCCCAAATATGCACAGATTAAGTAAATATGAGGATTCATGA